The Sphingobium cloacae DNA window AAGCAGGCGCGGCCGCTGCGGTTCAAGGGCCCGGTGCGCGACGTCGAGCGCGACAAGGCGCGGGGGCTCAACATCCGCGCGCTGCTCGAGAGTTGTGGCGAGGATCTGCCGGGGCTGCGTGATCGGGCGCTGCTATCGGCCGCTTATGACACCGGGCTGCGCGCCTCCGAACTGGTGGCGGTCGCCATTGAGCATATTGAGGAGGCGATCGATCCCGAAGCGCGGCTGCTGCAGATTCTGCGTCATAAGGGCGATCAAGACGGGGAGGGGGCGACCGCCTACCTCAGCCCGCGCACCGTCGCGGCGATCGCGGCGTGGACCGAAGCGGCGGGGATCACGACAGGGCCGCTGTTCCGGCGGGTGCAGGTGCGGCGCTACAAGGCGCGGGCAGCCGTGCGCGGTCGGCCGATCGACAGCATCTCGGGCCGGGAGACGTGGGATCTGCGCAAGACGCTGTCCAAGCCGGCGGTGAAGGCGCGCGTCGAATATGACATCGGCACCGTGGCGCTGCACCCGGGCTCGATCGGACCAATCTTTCGGTCGATCATCGGCCGCGCGTTCGACCGTGGCGCGCTGCCCGATTTGACGGCGGACGATCTGGCGCGGTTGCTGAAGGGGATCAGTGCGCACTCGACGCGGATCGGGCTCAATCAGGACCTGTTCGCCAGCGGGGAGGATTTGGCCGGCATCATGGACGCGCTGCGGTGGAAGTCGCCGCGGATGCCGCTCGCTTATAATCGCAATCTCGCGGCAGAGCAGGGGGCGGCGGGGCGCCTTATGGCGAAGATTGGCTAGTCATGACGGCCTAAATAGGTCTTTGGATGATGCCGTGCGACCACACGACGGCGGCAGGTAGATCGAGGGATTTGCGCAGCGGCAAGAACCGGAGAAGGGAGGCTGAGCCCCCGGGGTCTTGAGCTACAACGTTAAGCCTAAGAAACGGGCAGGGGCCTGGTAGCGCGTAGTGTATGAGCGAAGCCACCATCGCTCAAACTCATCAGCACAGTCCAATTTCGAAGAGGAAACAAGAAAGTGGTTCCGGAAACGGTATGGATCTTATCCTGTGTAAACGCTCGCGCTAAATGGCGGCGTTCTGATCGCGCTATTTGTCAGTTGCCGGGTCCGATGACGAGGCAATCGCGCGCGGCCTGAACGATGTCAGCGGTGACCTCCTCGACGCGGTTGAGGGTCATGATCCGCCGCATCTGCGCGAACAGGCGCTCCATGAGCCGGAAGTTGCCGCGCGTGATGCGGATCACGGCTGCCTGCGCTTCGATCGCGTCGAGTTGGGCCGGGTCGAAGCTGATCCCGAAATCGCCGGCGTGGGTCGCGAGCAGCAGCCGCATTTCGGTCTCGGTAAGCGGTTTGAACTCGTGGACGAAGCCGATCCGCGAGTAGAGCTGGGCATAGCGGGCGAGGCGCTTCTCCAAGCCCGGCATACCCATCAGGATCAGCCCGAAGCCGTGGCGATCGGCCATGTCGCGGAGATGTTCGAGCGACTTTATGGTCAGGCGGTCGGCCTCGTCGACGATGACGAGGGGGCAGGCGATGCGGGCGGCGTCATGGGTGATTTCGTCCTGCGAGCCGCCCGCGACCGTCAGCCGGGCATAGCCCAGCTTAATGAGGTTGAGGCCCAACACCGCGTCGATCGTCTTGGGCGTGTTGCTGACCGACACGGTGTAGAAGACGGCGCGGCAGCGAGCGACCTTTTCGCCAAGGAGCGCGGCAATGGGACGGAGCGCGGCATATTCCCCCAGGTCGGGGAAGCTGGAAAACTCGCGCGCCGATCGCGTCTTTCCGACGCCCGGCCGGCCATGACACACGCCGATATAGCGGTAGTGCGCGCAGGCTTCGGCAAACTCGACGAACCGGGCATGTTCGCGGGTCGCCAGGAACGGCTGCTCGACCAGGAACTCAATCGTCAGCGGCGTAGAGCCGGAGCCCTCGGTAGGTGGTGGGCCGGGAAGCCGTATCCTCTTGGTCGCCATCGAAGGTCTCCGTGGGGGCAGGCACCTGCTTGTCGCGCTCCTTCGCGCCGCGCCGGGCGCGCTGGATCGCGCGCAACGACGGGTGCCCAGCGTGCTCGGAGCTGAGCGCACGGCAGACGAACCGGCCCTGGTGGTAGACGTGGATCTCGGTCAGGTCGCGGGGGTCATAGACCGCCTCGACCTGCTCGCCGACGAAGGCCGCGAGCGTGGGTTCGACATAGCGCCTGCCCATCAGACGGATGCCGTCGCGCAGCACTTTACGGGGCTTGGGCACGTGCACGAGCAGCATGTCGAGCTGTTCAAGGCTGTCGGGCATTGCGGGCAGGAACCCGCCCTTCTGCCAGCGCGTGATCGGCGGTTCGCCGGTGCTGCCATGCGGGCGACGATGATAGACGCCGCACACGAACGCCTCGAAGCGGGCGCGCAGCTCGTCGAGCGTGAGCACTGGCGCCGACAGCGGCTTGCCCGCGATCAGGTGGCCGGGCAGGTCGGGCAGGAACATGTCGTTGATGGTGCGGAACAGCCGCTCGATCTTGCCGCGCCCGCGAGGACGCCCCGGCAGCGAATGGATGAGGCGGATTTTGAGGGCGATGCACGCCTGCTCGATATGCTCGGAGATGAAATCCGAGCCGTTGTCGACGTAAAGCTGTTCGGGAATGCCGCTGACGATCCATTCGGGATTGGGCTTGCGCCAGATCGCCTGCCGCAAGGCGAGCGCCGTGTTGAGGGCACTGGGGGCATCGAGGCTGAGGAAGTAACCGGCGATGGCTCGGCTGTGATCGTCAACGATGACGGTCAGCCAAGGACGCACCGGGGTTCCGGCATCATCGAGCACGAGAATGTCGAGAACGGTATGATCGGCCTGCCACATCTCGTTCGAGGTCGCGGCTTCGCGCCGATGCACTAGCTCGTGCTGGTCGCGGTAGACGGCCGGATCGGAGGCTGCGGCGATCTGGCTTGCCGGTATCGCCCTGACGACACGCGCGACGGCCGCATAGCTGGGGGTTCGGTGTCCATGCGCGATGGCGAGTTCCTGCACCTTTCGGTGAATGGCGGCGACCGGGGGTCGCGGGCGCTTGGTGGCGAGAGTGCGGGTCAGTTCGACCAGATGTTCCGGCAGGTGCAGCCTGCCCCGATCGTTGCGCGGCAGACGCGCGAGACCGGCAAGTCCTTCGGCACGGTAGCGCCCGAGCCAGCGCTGCAACGTCCGCTCGCTCAGCGTGCCGGTGCGGGCGAGGTCCGCGAGCGGGATGCCATCGGCGAGGTGCGGTTCAAGGACGCGGTAGCGCTCGATCGCCAGCGGCGGGACAAGCGCCGGATGCGTCACCGCCGACGGTCCGTGTCGCAGGTAAGGAAAACGGAGATTTGCCTGCCCATCGCCATGCGAGTCCGCTCGCGTTGCCAAACCGGCCTGTTCGACGTAAATCTACCCGGTAAAGAAAACTAGGGCAACATAGACCTGCCGATGACGACTTTCTTCCCAAACCGCGCCCGATCGGGGCGCCACCGGCCCTACGCATGAAAATCGGTTACGCCCGCGTATCGACCGCCGAGCAGAACCTGGACCTCCAGCGTGATGCGCTGAAGGCTGCCGGCTGCGAGAAGGTCATCACCGACAAGGCCTCCGGGGCGACTGCCGCTCGCCCTGGATTGGAAAAGGTGAAGGAGCTGCTTCGCGCCGGCGACACACTGGTGGTCTGGCGCCTCGACAGGCTCGGCCGCTCGCTCCGTGATCTGATCGGATGGATGACCTACCTCGACGAGGAAAAGGTCGGGCTGCTGAGCCTGCACGAGGCGATCGACACGACCACCACGTCGGGCAAGCTTACCTTCCACCTGTTCGGGGCATTGGCGGAGTTCGAGCGCAACCTGATCCGCGAGCGGACCCAGGCCGGTCTCACCGCAGCCCGCGCTCGCGGCAAGAAGGGTGGCCGGCCGGCCGCACTCGGCAAGGACAAGCGCGACCTGCCCGTCAGGCTCTACCACGAGAACACGATGCCGATCGCCAAGATTTGCTCGATGCTCGGCATCTCCAAGCCAAAACTCTACGCCTATGTGCGATCGGCCGAGACCAAGCCGGTAGCCGCGTAGCGACGCTCGCCGACAAATAGCGCGATCAGAATGCCGCCACTTAGCGCGAGCGTTTACACCGTTCGCGGTCCCGATCGGCCCAGCGTCCCCCGGAACCGTTCGTTATCGGGAAGGCATCTAAGCGGTCTGCACCATCCTTCATCTAAAGTTCTCCAAGCGCTTCTGAGGATTTTCGGGCGCACCAAAAGCACTTGCTCCTCCAGTGGCTGGAGCATGTAACCGCAATTTGCTCTCCTGCGGACGGGGGGCTGGAGGTGGCTTTTTGACGGCCCGTGTTGAAGCAATCGGTATGTCTCGACGCTCATTAGTGGCGCGGCTGGTGGCCTGTGGAACCGGCTTGGTGCTCGGTTCTCCAACGCTCGCGCGACAGACTTCCCGGTCTGCGGGCTCGTGGAACTTCGGTGCGGCTCACCTCGAATGGGAGCCGCTGGAAGTCGGCACGGGTGATACCCTCCTTGTTTCGGCACAAGTGCGCGGAGTGCCGGTGCGGGCGGTGCTCGACAGTGGCAGCGGCGCGTCGATCATGAGCACGGCGCTCGCGGCGAAGCTCGGCTTGAACGATGGTGAGCGGCGCATGATTAGCGGGCTGAGCGCCAAGGCCCCGGTGCTGCTGGTCCGCGACATCGACGTACAGCTCGCCCGCGAAACCCGTCGCTTACCCTTTGCCGTCGTTGGTGATCTGAGTTCAGTGTCGGCGGCCTTCGGACGACCGATCGATATCCTCCTCGGTGCCGATATGTTCACGGGTAGCTGCATCGCGCTCGATTTCGCGAAAAGGCGTATGGCGGTCGTCAAGTCAGGCACGTTTCTCGCCGGTCCCGACTGGCGCGCTGTCGCGCTCGGGCGCGGTGCCAAGCAGGAGCTGTTCATTCGAGCTTCCGTCTCGGGTTTGCCTCCCGTGCCCTTGATGATCGATCTTGGCAGCTCGGCCGCGCTGATGCTCTCGTCGGCCTATGCCCGCGATCAAGGGCTGTTGAACGGGAAGCTCGTCTCGACCGCGGCGATCGGCGGCGTCGATGGTGTGCGTATCAACGATGCTTTCACGATCCAGAACATCAACATCGAAGGGCTTGGCGTCTCGAACGTCCCCACACTCGGGATGAGAGCTTGGCTCTCCACCAGCACGGTTGGCAATGTCGGCCTACCGCTGATCGCTCAATTCGACGTGGTGTTCGACGTGACCGCCGGATTCGTGTGGCTCCGGCCACTCGGTCCTCGTCGTCGCCTGCCGATGCTGAAGGACCGTAGCGGCCTTGGCCTCGCAGCCTCACCAACGGCGCTCACCGTTGTTCATGTGGCGGCGAACAGTCCCGCGGAAAAGGCTGGCTGGGCGGTCGGCGACCGGATCGTGGCGGTGAACGGCCATTCGATCGATGCGAACTATACGCGTGGGGAGCTCTGGCAAGTGCGCTCCCGGCCTGCTGGCACCCTCGTAAAGCTGACGATGGCCTCGGGTGATGTGCGCGAGCTCAGGCTGGCCGATTATTATTGATCGGCTTGAGGGTGGCCTTTGCCGATCGCCTTCATGATCCGACAATCGGCCATGCGCGCCTTGGTGCAGCTCTGGCTGAGCATTGCCAACTCATCCCGCAACACCGCGAGTTGCGCCAGTCTCTCCTCCACATCCTTGAGGTGCTGAGCAGCGATAGCTGAGGCGGCACCACAATCCTGGTCCGGGTTCTGCGCCAGCCCCATCAACGAACGGATCTCGTCGACGGAGAAGCCAAGCCGGCGACCGTTGCGGATGAAGTGCAAACGCTCAATGTCACTGGCATCGTAGGTTCTGCGACCCGACGCCGTGCGAGGGGCGGATCGGAGCAACCCGATCGACTCATAAAAGCGGATCGTCGTCACCTTCGTCGAGGTCTCGCTGGCGAGCTGCCCAATCATCACCGGCTTCATCATGCCATCCTTGCTTATGCGAACGTGTCGCACATTTCGCTTGCTTCTACAGCGACTGGAGGTGGTAAGGAAGGCCGCATGAATGCTTCTACCGAAAGCTGCGGGTGCCACGGGGAGCCCGCGCGCGCGCAAACCGATCCGGCCTATCGCCGTGCGCTGCTGACCGTCGTGGTGCTCAACCTCGGCTTCGGAGTCGCCGAGCTGTTCGGCGGGTTCATCGCCGATAGCCAAGCGCTGAAAGCGGATTCCCTCGATTTTCTCGGGGACGGGTCGATCAGCCTTATCGGTCTTCTCGCGCTTGCCTGGTCCGCACGGGCGAGGGCAAAGGTCGCGCTGACGCAGGGGTTGTTTCTCGGTGCGCTTGGCGTGGGCGTAATCGGTTTCGCGATTTGGCGCGCCCTGAACGCAACCGCGCCCGATGCCGAACTGATGGGCACAATCGGCGTTGTCGCGCTCGCGATCAATGTCGTGTCCGCCTTGGTGCTTGCGCGTTTCCGGGAAGGGGACGCCAATGTTCGCGCGATCTGGCTGTTCAGCCGCAACGACGCGCTCGCCAACGTGGCGGTGATCGCCGCGGCCGGTCTGGTGGCGTGGACAGGAAGCGCCTGGCCGGACCTCGCCGTCGCCGGCCTCATCGCCCTCCTGTTCCTCCACTCCGCTTATGAAATCGTCACTGGCGCTCGGCGCGAATTGGGAGAGCGGTAGTGCGTCTGCTCGCGTTGATCCGGGCAATGCTCTCGTTGCGGCTGCTCTCCGCGCTCGCGGCGCTGCTGATCCCTGCTGCGGCAATCGCCGA harbors:
- a CDS encoding site-specific integrase encodes the protein MSTETAREGPEIPVAPPEAVLPAVRAPADLAWTIVQMRAGERITVNEGLIAAYQAASSPHSIRALKSDVEAFDAWCRRNNRIALPATPETVADYLDARAGKGSRPASLSRYKASIAKIHQLLELKDPTPAPLVKLRLQTVRREKGAAQKQARPLRFKGPVRDVERDKARGLNIRALLESCGEDLPGLRDRALLSAAYDTGLRASELVAVAIEHIEEAIDPEARLLQILRHKGDQDGEGATAYLSPRTVAAIAAWTEAAGITTGPLFRRVQVRRYKARAAVRGRPIDSISGRETWDLRKTLSKPAVKARVEYDIGTVALHPGSIGPIFRSIIGRAFDRGALPDLTADDLARLLKGISAHSTRIGLNQDLFASGEDLAGIMDALRWKSPRMPLAYNRNLAAEQGAAGRLMAKIG
- a CDS encoding AAA family ATPase; amino-acid sequence: MATKRIRLPGPPPTEGSGSTPLTIEFLVEQPFLATREHARFVEFAEACAHYRYIGVCHGRPGVGKTRSAREFSSFPDLGEYAALRPIAALLGEKVARCRAVFYTVSVSNTPKTIDAVLGLNLIKLGYARLTVAGGSQDEITHDAARIACPLVIVDEADRLTIKSLEHLRDMADRHGFGLILMGMPGLEKRLARYAQLYSRIGFVHEFKPLTETEMRLLLATHAGDFGISFDPAQLDAIEAQAAVIRITRGNFRLMERLFAQMRRIMTLNRVEEVTADIVQAARDCLVIGPGN
- a CDS encoding Mu transposase C-terminal domain-containing protein gives rise to the protein MTHPALVPPLAIERYRVLEPHLADGIPLADLARTGTLSERTLQRWLGRYRAEGLAGLARLPRNDRGRLHLPEHLVELTRTLATKRPRPPVAAIHRKVQELAIAHGHRTPSYAAVARVVRAIPASQIAAASDPAVYRDQHELVHRREAATSNEMWQADHTVLDILVLDDAGTPVRPWLTVIVDDHSRAIAGYFLSLDAPSALNTALALRQAIWRKPNPEWIVSGIPEQLYVDNGSDFISEHIEQACIALKIRLIHSLPGRPRGRGKIERLFRTINDMFLPDLPGHLIAGKPLSAPVLTLDELRARFEAFVCGVYHRRPHGSTGEPPITRWQKGGFLPAMPDSLEQLDMLLVHVPKPRKVLRDGIRLMGRRYVEPTLAAFVGEQVEAVYDPRDLTEIHVYHQGRFVCRALSSEHAGHPSLRAIQRARRGAKERDKQVPAPTETFDGDQEDTASRPTTYRGLRLYAADD
- a CDS encoding recombinase family protein — protein: MKIGYARVSTAEQNLDLQRDALKAAGCEKVITDKASGATAARPGLEKVKELLRAGDTLVVWRLDRLGRSLRDLIGWMTYLDEEKVGLLSLHEAIDTTTTSGKLTFHLFGALAEFERNLIRERTQAGLTAARARGKKGGRPAALGKDKRDLPVRLYHENTMPIAKICSMLGISKPKLYAYVRSAETKPVAA
- a CDS encoding aspartyl protease family protein, with amino-acid sequence MSRRSLVARLVACGTGLVLGSPTLARQTSRSAGSWNFGAAHLEWEPLEVGTGDTLLVSAQVRGVPVRAVLDSGSGASIMSTALAAKLGLNDGERRMISGLSAKAPVLLVRDIDVQLARETRRLPFAVVGDLSSVSAAFGRPIDILLGADMFTGSCIALDFAKRRMAVVKSGTFLAGPDWRAVALGRGAKQELFIRASVSGLPPVPLMIDLGSSAALMLSSAYARDQGLLNGKLVSTAAIGGVDGVRINDAFTIQNINIEGLGVSNVPTLGMRAWLSTSTVGNVGLPLIAQFDVVFDVTAGFVWLRPLGPRRRLPMLKDRSGLGLAASPTALTVVHVAANSPAEKAGWAVGDRIVAVNGHSIDANYTRGELWQVRSRPAGTLVKLTMASGDVRELRLADYY
- a CDS encoding MerR family transcriptional regulator; translated protein: MMKPVMIGQLASETSTKVTTIRFYESIGLLRSAPRTASGRRTYDASDIERLHFIRNGRRLGFSVDEIRSLMGLAQNPDQDCGAASAIAAQHLKDVEERLAQLAVLRDELAMLSQSCTKARMADCRIMKAIGKGHPQADQ
- a CDS encoding cation transporter, translating into MNASTESCGCHGEPARAQTDPAYRRALLTVVVLNLGFGVAELFGGFIADSQALKADSLDFLGDGSISLIGLLALAWSARARAKVALTQGLFLGALGVGVIGFAIWRALNATAPDAELMGTIGVVALAINVVSALVLARFREGDANVRAIWLFSRNDALANVAVIAAAGLVAWTGSAWPDLAVAGLIALLFLHSAYEIVTGARRELGER